The following is a genomic window from Synechococcus sp. JA-2-3B'a(2-13).
TAACTGGGCCAGCAAAAGGGAGAGAACTGCCGGGAAACGCAAAGACCCGCGCTCCGGGATCCCCTGCTGCCAGGAAAGGGATCCCAATCCCCCTTGCTCTGGGCTCTGCAGCCAGCGGGGCATGAACTCCAGGGGAGGCAGGGCCAATACCTGAGCTGCCGTCAAAACAAGAGGCACCAGCAGCCACAGCCAGCCAAAGGATTGTTCACCCGTCGCAGACAACTCGGGGAGCCGTTGCAGCAAAAACGCCAAGTAGCTGGATCCCACCAACACCGACCCTATGCCATCTGCACTTCGCTGCCACAGCCCCACGGGCAATCCCCAAAAGCGCCCTGACCCACCCAGAGCCACCCGCCCTGCCCATTCCAATAGGCCCACCAGCAGCAGAACCACTCCCCAACTGGACAGGCTAGTGCTCCGCACCGCTGGCGCGAACAAGTCGGGCAAAAGCCAGCGGATCCCGGCCAGCAGTGCCCCCACTCCGTAGGCGTGGGTCAGGAGTACCCAAAGAAAGTTGGGAGTTTCTCCTGATCTGGACTTTTGTTGTAGCCACCAGGCCAGGATCCCGGCGCTCAAAAGCAAGTGCCAAAAGCGAATGGCCGGATAGGGAAGGCTCAAGAGCAGCAGGGATCCCCCTAGCCCCAAAACCAAGCGCTCTGTTGGTTCTACCAGCCTAGAAAAGCCTGTCTCACCGGCTTCTGGACCGCTCCTCTGCCAGCGGGCCGCCAACCCCAGCCACAGCACCTCGTAGGGCAGCAGCGCCAACCCCAGCAAGCCCCAAGGGGAATCAAGGGGCTGAAACCAGTTGGTTACTGTAGCTACAACCTCTTGCCGCCAGCTTGCTGGCCACACCTGCCAAAAAGCCCAGCAAGTTTCCAGGCCCAGCAAGAACAGCAACGTCAAATGCACCCTAAGGACTTCGTCCCGCTGGGGCGACTGGGTGTGTCGGCGCAAGCGCCCGATTAAGACATGGATCCCCAGCAGGCTAATCCCCAGCAACTGCCAGCCGCTGAAAGGGCTCTCCGCCAAGCCAATGGCAGCCAGCAGCCAGCCCACCACCAACAGCACCCAGCTCCCCTCCCACCAGCGGGAGAGCGTCCCCTCCTGAGCGCCTTCTGCTACGACGTCCGGGGATCCCTGGGGCCATTCCGCTGCTAGCCAACCCAACAGGGCCACCGCCAACCCCAACTGCGGCACTTGGACATGCCCAGACAGCAGCCCCCGCAGGATCAACAGGGATCCGGCAGCCCCGATTAGCCAGAGCCTGGAGCCCCGTAATTCCCGAGACCGGCGGCTCCAGGTGTAAATCACGGTGCTGAGGATCCCCAGATACAGGATCCCCAGGACAAAAGCAGGGCGAAGCTCCTGCGGCCCCAAGCTCCAGAAAGCGTGCAAGCCAGAGAGGGCCAAAAAGTTCACCAAGGTTCCGTAAAAGGCATTGGAAAAGGCATTGGGCTCCACACCGCTGTCGCGAAAGCCGGCACCTGAACCCAGCGAGCGCACCCGACCCTCAGCCGTCAACGGGATCCCCAGCAGCAAGCCCAGCGCCAGGATGCGGATCCCCCAAAGGATCCCCAGCCCATCCAGGGCCCACACGTTCACCGGCACCAGCAGCAGGGCAATAGCCTCCAAGGTTTGACCGGTTAGACGCAGCCCTTCCTGCCGTTGGATCCATCCAGCACCTACCCCAAAAGCCGCCGTATAGGCCAAGAGCACCCCATACTGAGCAGTTGGAGAAAATTGCTCCCAGTGGCTGGCCGCCAGCACCCCCGAGGACACCACCACCAAAAACAGGCCCAGCAGCAACAGCCAAGTCACGCTTAGCTCGGACAGCAAGTTCCGCAGCAAAACAGCCAGTGCCGGGGGAGAGGGGGACAAGGACTCCGTCCGAGTAGCGCGATAGTGCTCCGCACCGCTGGCGCGAACAGGTTGAGGGGCAGCTTGGGGCTCTTCTCCCCCCTCGACCGCAGGTTCCTCAACCCCAGATCCGGCCAGGCGAGCATTTCTTTCTCGCACCATCCCTGGGATCCAAATCAAATCCAGGAGCTGTCCGATCCCCAGCAGCCCAAAAGTAAGCAGCCAGAGCAGCCCCGTGCCCCAGCGGCCCAGATAAAAACGGTGCAAGCCACAAATGCCAAGTAAACCTAAAAGCCACAGCACGTAGGCCGAGCCAAGACGGGCCGGGATCTCGTCGCCAGGGGAAACTGCCCCTGGCCTTGCTTCTCTCTCCTCCGCCTCCAGCCGATACTGCTCCACCAGCAGGCGAAAGTGCTCTGGGGTCAGTAAGCCCAGCTCCAGCCAAGCTCGCAAACCTCGCAACACCTGCTGCCGGGATCCCCGAACGGTGAGCTCCAAAAGGACTTGCTCCGAGGAGGGCGAGCGGTCAGATTGCAGCTCCTCTGCTCCTGGAGGCAAGAGGTGATCCTGGGATCCCATGGCCAGATTCCTTGAGCAAAAGGCTTGGGGCTACTGCTACTCTAAGCCTTGCTCTAGCCGGTTGCCATGCCGTTCTCAAATCCTTCTCCTGCTGCGGCAGAGTGTCAGTTCCTGCTGATGCGACCAGCCCTCTAAACCTCAGTTGGGATCCCTGGAATCTCGCTGCTGTTGGTGACGGGGAGTGTCATCATCTGCCCCAGGCGTGAAACGGTGAGCTCCGCCGCCGGAATGGGCTCCGAGACCTGTCCGCCGCTGAACACCATCACTCGGTCGCTGTACTGCAGGATCTCGTCCAAATCCGCCGAGGCAAAAAGAATAACCGTACCCGCTTGGGTGCGTTCCAGCAATTGCCCCCAGACCCACAGCGCCGACTCAATGTCCAACCCTCGCGTTGGGTGCTCCATCAGCAAAAGACTCAGGGGTGTGGGCAAGAGAGCCAACTGGCTGCGCTGCTGGTTGCCCCCCGAGAGTTGCTCCACCCGGCTGTAGGGGTGACCGCGAATGCTGAAGTGTTCAATGGCCGCTTGGGCCTGCTGACGGGCCAGAGCCCAGTTGATCCAGGGATCCTGCTGCTGGAGGGCAAAATGCTCCTGCAAGGTTAAGCCGGGGATCAGCCCTTCCCGCAGCCGATCCGCCGGAGAAAACCCCACCCCACAGCGCAGATAGTCGCCGTAAGGACGGCCTGTCATCTCCTGCCCCCCCAACAGAATCCGGCCACGCCTGGGCGGCAACAACCCTGCACAGGTGAGCAGGAAAGAGCGTTGCCCACTGCCTTCCAAACCGGCCAACCCAATCACTTCCCCCGGCTGCACCGCCAGATCTGGCAAAGCCAAGGCAAACGGCTCATGCCGCACCACCAGAGAGCGCAACTCCAACAGGGGATCCGCCCTCCTTTGCGGAGAATGGGGCCGAGCCGGGGGTGCCAACTCCCGCCCGAACATCCAATCGATCAACCGCTGTTCCAGCAGGGCAATGTCCTCACCTCTAACAGGCAGCTCCCCCACCACCTCCCCCTGCCGCATCACCGTCACCCGATCGCAAAGGCACTCCACATCGGCCAGCTTGTGGGAGACGAAGATCACCGATTTGCCCTGCTCCGCCAACCTTCTCAGAGCCGCGAACAGAAGATCTTTTTGCGCTGCAGAAATGCCCGTCGTTGGCTCATCCAAAATCAAGGTGTTGATCCCCAGGGAAAGCAACCGCAGCATTTCCAGTTGTTGCCGTTCCCCCACCGTCAAACTGCCGATGGCTCCATCGGGGTTGAGATTAAAACCAAACTCTTCACAGGCTTTCTCGAGACGTCTTCGGCTTTCCCGCAGCCCCAAGCCCAAGCGCCCTCGTTGCCCGGCAATAAAGTTTTCCAGTACCGTCAGAGAAGGAAAATCCAAGGGATCCTGGTGCAACATGCCAATGCCCAGGCGAATGGCTGCTGCAGGGCTGTCGATGCGAACCGGTTGCCCATCAATCCAAATCTCCCCCTGATCACAGCGCAGAAAGCCGCTCAGGATTTTGACCAAGGTACTTTTGCCGGCCCCATTCTCCCCAAGCAGGCCGTGGATCGTGCCCGCCTCCACCCGTAAGGACACATCGCGGTTCGCCTGTACCGCCCCAAAACGCTTGTGGATGTGCAGCAGCTCGACCTTCATTCTGCTCATAGTAACCTGCCTCCCCAGAAAATCCCCAAGAATACAGTTGCTGAGGTTGCAAGTGCTGGTGCTACGATAGCGACAGCTCGCCGTTAGGCGTTGGCTACGGACGAGTTCAGCATCGATCTGTGGTTCGCCCTGCCCCTCTTCTCCGCCCTTCTCCCCTGCCACCCATCTCGGATAGCAACCGCCTCAAAATCTTCTCAGGCAGCGCCAACCCGGCTCTGGCTCAGGAGGTAGCGCGTTACCTGGGCATGGATCTGGGCCCGATGTTGCGCAAGCGCTTTGCCGATGGCGAGCTGTACATCCAAATCCAAGAGTCGATCCGGGGTGCCGATGTCTACTTGGTGCAGCCCACCTGCCGCCCCGTCAACGACCACCTAATGGAACTGCTGGTCATTATTGACGCCTGTCGCCGCGCCTCTGCCCGGCAGATCACCGCTGTCTTGCCCTACTACGGCTACGCTCGCGCCGACCGCAAAACGGCAGGCCGAGAAGCGATCACCGCCAAGCTGGTGGCCAACATGATTACCCAGGCGGGAGCTCATCGCGTGCTGGCTATGGATCTGCACTCGGCCCAGATTCAAGGCTACTTCGACATTCCCCTCGACCATGTCTACGCCCAGCCGGTATTACAGGCTTACCTCAAGGAAAAGGGCTTGCTCGACGAAGACATTGTGGTCGTCTCTCCCGATGTGGGGGGCGTGGCTCGTGCCCGTGCCTTTGCCAAAAAACTCAAGGAAGCCCCTCTGGCAATCATTGACAAGCGCCGCCAAGCCCACAACGATGTGGAAGTCATGAATCTGATTGGGGATGTGCGGGGGAAAACTGCCATCCTTGTGGATGACATGATCGATACCGCAGGCACCATCTCGGAAGGGGCAAAATTGCTGCGCAAGCTGGGAGCCAAAGCGGTTTATGCCTGCGCCATTCATCCTGTTTTTTCTGAGCCGGCCATTCAACGCCTGCGGGGTGGCCTGTTTGAAGAGGTGATCGTCACCAACACCATCCCTATCCCTCCAGAGCAGCACTTTCCCGAGTTAACCGTTCTCTCGGTAGCCAATGTGCTGGGGGAAGCGATCTGGCGCATCCATGAAGATAGCTCCGTCAGCAGCATGTTTCACTAAAGTAAGTTTCAAAGTAAGTTTCTCCAGAGTATCGCTAGAGTAGAGTGGGTGCAGAATGGGTGCGCCTGCTCCTTTTCCCTGTGGAGATCAGCCCAACCAGGCACCCCCGATCTGTCGTGATGGACTGGGTTGAGCCAGCTCCTCGGCCAGGTTTTCCCATGTCACCTCCCATTTCTCGCTCGCCAAGATCCGTTGTGCACGGTTTTGCTTTCCCGCGGACTGCTCCCAGGGAAGGGCAGTCCCTTCAAACCGAACTGGGTACAGCGCTGTACCCGCTGTTGCAATTACTGGGTCAACTGTTGAAAGTACCTTTGGTCTATCTAGAACTGGCCCAGCCGGGATCGGATCCCCACTCGTCTTCAAAAGGGATCC
Proteins encoded in this region:
- a CDS encoding ABC transporter ATP-binding protein, with the protein product MSRMKVELLHIHKRFGAVQANRDVSLRVEAGTIHGLLGENGAGKSTLVKILSGFLRCDQGEIWIDGQPVRIDSPAAAIRLGIGMLHQDPLDFPSLTVLENFIAGQRGRLGLGLRESRRRLEKACEEFGFNLNPDGAIGSLTVGERQQLEMLRLLSLGINTLILDEPTTGISAAQKDLLFAALRRLAEQGKSVIFVSHKLADVECLCDRVTVMRQGEVVGELPVRGEDIALLEQRLIDWMFGRELAPPARPHSPQRRADPLLELRSLVVRHEPFALALPDLAVQPGEVIGLAGLEGSGQRSFLLTCAGLLPPRRGRILLGGQEMTGRPYGDYLRCGVGFSPADRLREGLIPGLTLQEHFALQQQDPWINWALARQQAQAAIEHFSIRGHPYSRVEQLSGGNQQRSQLALLPTPLSLLLMEHPTRGLDIESALWVWGQLLERTQAGTVILFASADLDEILQYSDRVMVFSGGQVSEPIPAAELTVSRLGQMMTLPVTNSSEIPGIPTEV
- a CDS encoding NINE protein; translation: MGSQDHLLPPGAEELQSDRSPSSEQVLLELTVRGSRQQVLRGLRAWLELGLLTPEHFRLLVEQYRLEAEEREARPGAVSPGDEIPARLGSAYVLWLLGLLGICGLHRFYLGRWGTGLLWLLTFGLLGIGQLLDLIWIPGMVRERNARLAGSGVEEPAVEGGEEPQAAPQPVRASGAEHYRATRTESLSPSPPALAVLLRNLLSELSVTWLLLLGLFLVVVSSGVLAASHWEQFSPTAQYGVLLAYTAAFGVGAGWIQRQEGLRLTGQTLEAIALLLVPVNVWALDGLGILWGIRILALGLLLGIPLTAEGRVRSLGSGAGFRDSGVEPNAFSNAFYGTLVNFLALSGLHAFWSLGPQELRPAFVLGILYLGILSTVIYTWSRRSRELRGSRLWLIGAAGSLLILRGLLSGHVQVPQLGLAVALLGWLAAEWPQGSPDVVAEGAQEGTLSRWWEGSWVLLVVGWLLAAIGLAESPFSGWQLLGISLLGIHVLIGRLRRHTQSPQRDEVLRVHLTLLFLLGLETCWAFWQVWPASWRQEVVATVTNWFQPLDSPWGLLGLALLPYEVLWLGLAARWQRSGPEAGETGFSRLVEPTERLVLGLGGSLLLLSLPYPAIRFWHLLLSAGILAWWLQQKSRSGETPNFLWVLLTHAYGVGALLAGIRWLLPDLFAPAVRSTSLSSWGVVLLLVGLLEWAGRVALGGSGRFWGLPVGLWQRSADGIGSVLVGSSYLAFLLQRLPELSATGEQSFGWLWLLVPLVLTAAQVLALPPLEFMPRWLQSPEQGGLGSLSWQQGIPERGSLRFPAVLSLLLAQLLTFGRPGVEFLGLGLGLLLMATQVWVWASFPSADHELHTANAVVPAEVLLTVTFGWGFGLVGIHRLFPALTESEWLTALGVLLLFATAVRSTSGCRYSLGTPFHYLSPRLRAAYRPVLDGFGFLLGIVLLLSLTLQTLQPEAGRIGGGKYLDSPVALTLASGTVLVAIVLRLWVEVAPAFYRDGGVHPAGLESESPSPSRAEDVSTGGSGQEASSAISWSVMERLSYGLIWALELLVASSLLWVVQGSRPVAPLLAVINLSLGILFWIGPEKLLFERPDRAGGTESSGGQLLQRVKALSCWGTAPLIYAGLGWLGSHAQWSEVTGLGSLGLSIVLLGLGRRQAVQRAQEQGREDLRPANWKGLLGAWGVSVAAYESWVYFLSQRTGGSLANGLVLIALLGLSLAWGYGFCPPWLAATLQLKRAGLRWMALANWALASLVLWSALFDPRLSRWGQLLWVLTGSGLVAYAAGQARTSTLESPTEQNWVPTVWGYLSAWQGAGVLLGGVFLGLPQLSIARWAGSLLCGLGLVYHGLPWRRWGWPAAPWQNTALVLPLAAFLVTAGGNNTLNLLLGATYYALLAIWRSQVRLGYVSLFLSNWILWNYGWHQDWASLTFYALPLVGSLLYVAQVDPGLQETNGRRGRHWLRLVSLGTWLLVVLVETHGQRWTGFWPVGLGLALGLLGLALRVRAYLFVGTLAFGLGILRQGWLLVTTDALLLWATGILLGLLLIWTAANLERRREEVGSRLSAWLGQLQSWE
- a CDS encoding ribose-phosphate pyrophosphokinase, whose protein sequence is MVRPAPLLRPSPLPPISDSNRLKIFSGSANPALAQEVARYLGMDLGPMLRKRFADGELYIQIQESIRGADVYLVQPTCRPVNDHLMELLVIIDACRRASARQITAVLPYYGYARADRKTAGREAITAKLVANMITQAGAHRVLAMDLHSAQIQGYFDIPLDHVYAQPVLQAYLKEKGLLDEDIVVVSPDVGGVARARAFAKKLKEAPLAIIDKRRQAHNDVEVMNLIGDVRGKTAILVDDMIDTAGTISEGAKLLRKLGAKAVYACAIHPVFSEPAIQRLRGGLFEEVIVTNTIPIPPEQHFPELTVLSVANVLGEAIWRIHEDSSVSSMFH